CACGACGGGACGGCTCAAGTGACCCAGCGATACGACGAGGCCGGCCAGCCGATGACCGCCGCCGAGGCCGCCGCGTGGGATGCCGAGGTGGACGCGAGATTCGCCGCCATTCGGGCCGAGCGTGAGGCCGCCGAGCAGCCCGCCGAGGAGCAGCCCCCGGCGGGCCGGTCCGCCGGTGACATCGGCCGTATCGCCCGCCAGATCAAGGGTTACGAGCGCCAAACGCCCGAGCACATCGAAGACATCGCCAAGAGAATCCGAGGCCCGTTCTGATGAGCCAGCAACGCCACGACATCGGCTGGCAGAAAGCCAACCGCGAGGGTGCGCCAACCCGAGGCCGCGCCGCCGCCGAGCGCCGCCGGCAGGCCAAGCGCGCCAGCGCGGCTGCCGTGCTCGCCCGCGCGGACGCCGCCGCACTGGTCGCACTGAGAGACGAGGAGTTCCACGTCCGCGAGCGTGCCCGCGCCGCTGGCGTCCCTGGTGGCCGAGGAGGTGCCCGCGCCGCTGCCGGCCCCGCCCGCGCTGGTCGACGCGTGCGCCCACTGCGGCGGGCCGTTGAACCCCGGCAGCAAGCGGTATTGCTCGGTGGCGTGCCGGAAGGCGCACCAGGCCGCGCGTAACACCCCGACCCCCGCGCTTTCGACCCCCTGGGGAGGTGAATTCGATGAACCTGGATCACGCTATGGCCAATTTCTTCTACGCCGTGGAGAGGTCCGGCCGATCCCGCACTGTCCGCCGGGCCGGCATGACCGATGAGCAGTTCTATCGTGCCGAGCTGGCGGCAGGAACGCCGGATGAGTTGGCCCGCCGGCTCGCCGGCCTGCCCCCTATTGAGCAGGGCAGCGACGACGAGAATGCGTGAGTGATGTGGTTGGTGTGGTTGCCTTGTTGCCTATCAGCAAGGCAGCCACATCGACACGCATTTGCCCGCGTTGTCGACGCAGAACCATTCTTGCAGACGAGGTAATGTGTGCTGCGTGTTGGCATGAAGTGTAGTTGCGCTCGAATGAATTGATTACTTGAATGGCGAATGTGTGAGCGAACGTATTGCGCCGTTCCTTTATGGAATTGTGCGCGTGCGTTCGCCGCGCCGTTCGCCGGCCCGCGTGGGGGTGGGGGGAGCCCCCCCACACACACACACACACACAAAGCCCTCCCGGTAGGCATGGCGCGTCACTGTGAGCCCGAATCCGTTCGGCATTTCCAAAAACCCAAAAACCATTCCATGGAAAGGGAATGGCATGATTGCGAATATCGGTGGCGGCTCAAAACCAGGCCACATCGACCCCGCGACCGCTACCCGACTCGCCCAACTCGCCGGCCGCCGCGCCCGGCTGACAATGCGCCACATCACCGGTGCCGGTCAACAATGGCGTCGAATTGGGCAGTGGCCGAGCGACGCTGCGGACGTTTCTACCCTCGACATAAAGGTGCTAACAAACACCGCGCTCGCTATGGAATGGGGCATGGAACGTGCCGAGATTGGTAGCCATAGGGGCATTGACCACATGGCAATTCGACCGCACCGCCTTATTATGCCGGGCCGCCCTCCCATTTATGGCGACGATCCGGAGAAGTTGGCCGCCATTGCCGAGCGCGAACTACGCGACGAATTGGCCGTCCGTTCGGTCGCCTGGCACGCGACGTACAACCCCGGCTCTGTGGCTCGCGCTGTCGAGATCCACCGCGCCAACCGGCGGAAGGCCCTCACGTGACCACTAGGAAGTGTCCGCAGTGCGGCACCGACCGCCCGCTGTCGGCGTTCGGCCGCGACCGGCGCACCCTCGACGGCTTCCGCCGGCTGTGCCGGCCGTGCCGCAACGAAAACCGCCGGCTGCACGCCCGCGTACGCGAGGCCATGAGCCGCCGGGACCGCGCCGCATGAGCTGCCCGGACGATCCCGCCCACGAGATCGGCCCAGCCCGATTGACCGGTCAAGTGACCGCCGGGCTGGCCTGGGTCCCGGAGACTTACACCGCTGGCACGCGCGTGCGAGGGCGGCGCGGTCGACCCTGACGACGCCGGGCACTATGCATTCTGCCGCGTGCCGAGGCCGGACCACGGCCGGTCTGCTAGGTCCGGCGGACCATGCACTCATCTGCCGATGAGAGTATGTTCCCAGTCGAACGTCAATACGTTCTCGAAGAGTCGCATGTTAAGCCGGATACCACCGCTCATACAGCAAGCGGGGTGCGAGAACTTGAGCGCCCTTTTCGTTATTACAAATGTGGCACAAGAGTTGGATGTTCGTTACATCGTTAAGGCCGCCCTCGGCCAGAGGTACCATGTGATCGAACTCCGCTCTCTTGATCGGCGTGCGAAGGGTTCCTAACTCGATTTTGCAGTTCGCGCATCGCCCACGCTCGCGGAACTCGACCGCCGTCTTGACCCAGTCCGGAATATCCGCTCGTCTCAGTCGAGAACATCCATCTTTACGACTAGTGAATATGCTGTTTGGATCGACCTCGTCGGGGCTGCTGAATGAAGCGTAACTAGTCACATAGCTGGCCATCATATGGTTGAAGTCATAGAGGAATGAGCGGTTTGCAAAGAGAACAAAGAAGACCTCCTCCGCGAGACGATCGCACAACTCTTCGATTTCGCCGGTAAGCTGCAACTCGGTGAAGTATTCGTTGTACTCGTCAGGAAGGCTTTCATGCTCCGGGCATTCGTCACACGGTGATCGGTGAGCATGATAAAGATGACGCTCGAAGCCTGGCTTCAGGGCTGGCCATCCCTTGGCAGACCGAAACTTCACGAAGGTCGTGTGCGGAAGGTTTAGGGCCTCGAAAGCATTCTCGACCGGAAGCACATGCATTTGGTGGTCATAGAGTGGAGCGCCTGCAAAAACTTGGGAGCGGCTCGGAGCCAGAGTTGGCAGACCTAGTAGATCTTCATCGAAGGTTCTATTAATCACGATGGATGCAAACTTGTGTAGTGCGCTGACTTTATCGAACGGCTCACAGAAGTAGTCGAATCCGTCGTCCGACAGCATCTCGCTGAGATCATGCATGTAAGCCATTGGGTCGCGCGCCATTGCATCTACAATCCGAGCATAATGATATGTATCGTAATGTCGAATTTCGATGAGGTCCTTGAAGTCCTTTGGCATTGACTCACTCCGGCCTGATCGGCTGCTGGTTCGTTACGGTCGCCATATCCGCCGCAGGAAGCCTCTTGCAGAAGAAGACGCCAGCCTCGTCATGGATAACGACCTCAGTGCCAGGCAGGTCCTCGTACATGTCGGAGATTCCTTCTGCTGCACCGACTGCCTTACAGTGGGCGCCATCAGATTCTGTCTGGATCAGATATGCTTGTGGGCACGCGCATCCCGTCGCGAACGCGTGGAATCTGCCTCGGAAAGCCTCCGCAAGGAGGACTGCCGGATAGCGATAGGAGTGTTTTCCGCACAGCGCGGGGACGTGAACCTTGCCGTCCACGATGACACTTTGCGGCAACTCGGTTGCGGGAGTCCAAGGTCGGAGCTCCACACTTTCAACGGCTGACCTTAGCATTTGTCCATTCGCAAAGCGTCGGAACGTTTCCTCAGTGCACGGTTGCCCTGTCGGCCATCCAACTGAACCTTGAGGCGGCCATATTTGGGGTATCCCCAGAACCATCGTTACGTCAATTTCCAGTGCCGGCGTGGTGAAGACTAGCCCGTGCAGGGCGAGTTTGCCGAGGACGATCGTCATCGCGTAGCACTGTGGCCTGTCGGGTTCCGCAATCCCTGGAATACGAACCGCGAGCGGGGTCACGTGGACAGCTGAGAATCCCACTGTTCCCTCATACTGCCCTACCCAAAATCGGCTGGCACCCAAAGGCTCCATCCGGCTTTGGCACTCGTAGAACGTCGTGTAGACCGATTGCGACAGGCCGTATCCACGGCTTCTTTGTTCCTTGCTTGATAGGAGCATCGCAGTTAGCGCGGTCTTCTGCGCCCACACCGCGATCGCAGGCTGGTCTTGGGTTGATATCGCCCCAGGTTTGCCGAGGATTATGGGAGACAGGACTCGTCGAGCGGTATCTTCGAGCCGACTCATCCAGCCGTTGTTGCAGGAGGAACAGAAATCCTTGACCGTCTGCCGATATGGAGGCTGTTCGCCCATATCACGGGGCAGACCGTTCAACGGGCCTGCCATGTGTCGGACCGGACTGAGGTCCAAGCCGATCTTACTGACCCATTGGCCGAAGACATGCTCACGAGTCAGTGGCCCTGTCGAGCCGCAGAAGGCACAGAAGTCAGTCATAGGCCCATCCTGCAGTATCCGGAGCGGAAGAAGAAAGTCCCTTTCGTCAGCCAAGATCGGTCTCACGCTCATGCCGCGATGCGCGTTCATGGCGGAGTTGAGCGCGCTACCCAGTCGGCCTGGCCGCCTCGCTCGCCGTGATGGCTCGCCCCGTTCAGCCCCCGCTAGCGACCGGCACGGCCGAGACGCGAGGGTGACGGTCGTAGACCACGGCAGGCGGCCGGCGTACCCATGTGCGCAGTTGGCGGGTATTGAGGAAGCCCGTCGCCTCCACACATGGGGTCACGAGCAGCTCCGATGACCTGCGGACCAGGAAAGAACGAGATCATGAGCACCGCCGTCACGAGGCCCGGCCGCCGCAACACCGCCGAGCCGACACAGGACGCCGCCGCCCTCACGCTGTAGCCCTTCCTGTCTGCTTGACCGCAGACACACGAACCCCCGACACCCGCATGGGTACCGGGGGTTTTGTCGTTTCAGGCTCGCCGGCACCTCGAAGCGTGCAGCTCGATCGCCTCGGCCAGTTCGGAGAGCGCCGTACATCGCTCGGCGGCGACCACCTCGCCGCACTCGCCGCACTCCACCCGCCCGACCCACAACGGCCACCGCCACCCGTTGATGTCGACCGGCACCCGTAGCGGTTTCTCTTCGGACAGCATCGGCACCCCTCCAGAAACGGAACGGGACGCCCCGCCGCTTGCCAGGCGACGGGACGCCCCTCGTGCGTGCAGCGACCCGCGCCGCCGTCACGGCTACCGCTGATCGCGCCTCCACCTGGCAACCTAGTGCCAGCAATGCGACCAGGGCAAGCAGTGCCAGGGGTGTAAGTAGGGCATGCATGGGAACGCGCGACCCTGTGCGCGTGCCGATCCCGCACACCGCCCGAGAGATCGAGGCCGACCTAACCCGCCGCATCGCTGCGGGGCAGTTCCGGCCGGGCGCGCGGCTGCCCACGTATGACGCCCTGGCCGAGGAGTACGGCAGCGCCCGCCGGACCGTCGCCCGCGCCGTGGACGCGCTCAAGGCTCGCGGCTTGGTCGTCGGGGTGCCCGGCAGCGGCACCTACGTGGCCGAGTAGCCCCCGGCCGCCTGCTCCCCGCAGCGGCGACCAGGGGTGTGTTTTCGCTGCTCAGCCGCCCATCCGGGCGACCCCCACGGGGCACGTCATGCCGTTCGGGCCAATACCACACCATCCGTCAGGGTTTTTCGTCGGGGCCAGGTACTGCTGGTGGTACGTCTCGGCGAAGAAGTAGTCGCCCAGCGGAGCGATCTCCGTGGTGATCTCACCCTTGCCGGCGCTGGCCACGATCGGCGCGAACGCGTCCCGGGAGGCCTGGGCGGTGGCGAGCTGCTCGTCGGTGCTCGCATAGATCGCCGACCGGTACTGGGTGCCCACGTCGTTGCCCTGACGCATGCCCTGGGTCGGGTCGTGGTTCTCCCAGAAGACCTTGAGCAGGTCCTGGTAGCTGATCGTCGACGGGTCGTACACCACCTGGACCGCCTCGGTGTGCCCGGTCATCCCGGAACAGACCTCCTCGTACGTCGGGTTCGGGGTGCTGCCCCCGGCGTAACCGACGGACGTGGTGTACACCCCCGGCAGGGTCCAGAACAACCGCTCGGCGCCCCAGAAACAACCCATCCCGAAGACGGCGACCTCGGTGCCCGCCGGGAACGGGCCCTTCAGCGGGGTCCCGAGAACCTCGTGCCGGTCGGCGACGGGCATCGGCAACGGGCGACCCGGCAGGGTCTGGTCGGCGGTGGGTAGCTCGGCCTTCATGCGGCGAAGGAACACGGTGGAACTCCTCTCGTACCTCTCGCAGCCTGCAACGCCAACGGGCCCGGCTTCCTTACCCGCCTGTTGCCGGATCAGGCGACTGCCGGCGTCGGCTTGCCATGAAGTATGAAAAAGTTCAGAATTGAGGCATGCCGACGACCAGGGAAGTCCAGTGGAGTGAGCTGCAGCGCGATCCCAAGAGCGTGGCTGCGCTGGCTGACTCTGGGGACGTCAGAGTCCGCCGCCGGGACGGGGCCGCGCTCCTCTTGACCCGGGAGGACCGGATGATGGCAGCCGGTGAGGGTGCGGTGGCCGCTGCCCGGGCCCTTCGTAACGCCCTGGCGCACCTTCCCCGGGAGGTCGCTGCCGAGGTCCTGATGGACGAGTTTCCGTGGCTCGGGCTGCTTCCGGAGGAGAGTCTCGCGCAGTTCGTGACGGATTTCGTCACGGCAACCCGGATCTCGGCCGACCTGGGAGAGTGGTCGGTGCTGGCGCAGACCGTCCGAGAATGGCGGGCTACCGCAGCTGTCTACACCGACCCCCGTCTGGTGCGGGAGCTCAGCGAGCCGCTGTCGGAGGACCATGGCCCCGTTCCCGGTCCCACGGAGGCATGATCCGTGGGAGCCAAACGTGGTGACCGGGTCGCACCGCCGGGACGACCGGGCGGATGGGAGGCCCGGTTCGCGACCTCAGAGGCGGCCAAGGGTTGGGAACAGCTCTGCCAATCCGCCCGTTCCAACACCTGGGAAGCGTGGGTCGTGCTCACCGAGCGGCCCACGGAGCCGGAGAATCCGGCGCGGCAACACCGGCTGAGAGGCCCTCTCGCCACCCGGGAGGTGGGCGGCCGAGCCTTGTCGCAGTGGCAGTACGAGGTGACTGCCGGTGGTCGAATCTGGTACTGCCCGGATACGGAACGTCGTATCGTCTGGATCGTGTCGGCCGGGCCGTCCCACCCGAAGCTCACCGAGTGAATGCCCCGGATCAGGCGAGTGCGGCGGTGATCCGGGCGGCGTGGTCGGTCGCCTCGGCGTCGTCGGCGTAGCGCCTGCGGGGCCAGAAGAACCCGCGTAGGCCGTCTCCCCGGGTCCTCGGTACCACGTGGGTGTGCAGGTGTGGCACGGACTGGGACACCTTGTTGTTCATCGCGACGAACGTGCCGCCGGCACCGAGCCCGCTCTCCACCGCGAGTGCCACCCGCTGGACCAGCGCGAAGTAACCGGGCAACGCCGCCGCCGGCAGGTCACCGAGGGTCACCAGGTGCGGGCGCGGCACCACCAGCACATGTCCGGGGAAGACCGGTCGGGTGTCCAGGAACGCCACGCCGTCCGGCTCGTCGGTGACCCGGAACGCCGGCAGGTCGCCGGCGACGATCCCACAGAACACGCAGTCGGCCATCCGCCGAGGCTAGCCCCGCGGACCCTCGAACGGTCAACGGCGGTGAGAAGGGTGCCCCTCTTTACCGTAGGCGTTAATGGGGGGCCCTTCCTTACAGCTAGCCTCACGGGAATGAACCACGGCTTCGAGACGCTCGCCATCCACGCCGGTCAGGACCCCGAGGCCCGCACCGGCGCGGTGATCCCACCGATCTACCAGACCAGCACGTACGCCCAGGACGCCGTCGGCGCGCCCCGGCTCGGGTACGAGTACAGCCGCTCCGGCAACCCGACCCGCGACGCCCTCCAGGAGTGCCTGGCGGCCCTGGAGGGCGGTCGGGTCGGGCTCGCCTTCGCCAGCGGTCTGGCCGCCGAGGACGCCCTGCTGCGGGCGGTCTGCCAGCCGGGTGACCACGTGGTGATCCCGGACGACGCGTACGGCGGCACGTACCGGCTCTTCGCCCGGGTGGCGCAGCGGTGGGGGCTGGACTTCACCCCGGCGCGGGTCTCCGACCCGGACGCGGTACGGGCCGCGATCCGCCCCGGCAGCACGAAGATCGTCTGGGTGGAGACGCCGACGAACCCGCTGCTCGGCATCGCCGACATCGCCACCCTGGCCGCCGTGGCGCACGACGCCGGGGCGCTGCTGGTGGTGGACAACACCTTCGCCTCGCCGTACCTGCAACAGCCGATCGCCCTCGGTGCGGACGTGGTGGTGCACTCCACCACCAAGTACGTCGGCGGTCACTCCGACGTGGTCGGCGGCGCGCTGGTGGTCGCCGACGCCGGCCTCGGCGACGAGCTGCGCTACTACCAGAACGCGATGGGCGCGGTGAACGGCCCGTTCGACGCCTGGCTGACCCTGCGCGGTGTCAAGACCCTCGGGGTACGGATGGACCGGCACTGCGACAACGCCGAGCGGATCGTCGCCTACCTGGACGGGCACGCCAAGGTGGCCGAGGTGCTCTACCCGGGCCTGCCGTCGCACCGGGGACACGAGGTGGCCGCCAAGCAGATGCGCCGCTTCGGCGGGATGATCTCCTTCCGGGCCGCCGGTGGCGAGGCGCACGCCGTGGAGATCTGCAACCGGGCGAAGCTCTTCGTTCTCGCCGAGTCGCTCGGCGGGGTGGAATCCCTGATCGAGCACCCGGGGAAGATGACACACGCAAGTGCTGCCGGCTCGCCGCTTGAAGTTCCCGCCGATCTCGTGCGACTGTCTGTCGGCATCGAGACGGTCGAGGACCTGCTCGCCGATCTGGAGCAGGCGCTGGGCTGACCGCTGGCTGGGGAGGGTGGCCGTGCAGGACATCATGCCGACCTGGGTGGGGGCAACCGCCAAACAGATCGCCCGGGGCGTACGCCGGGGTGATGTCTCGGCGACCCAGGTGGTGGCCGACCATCTCGACCACATCGACCGGGCCGACGCCGGACTCGCCGCGTTCCGCACGGTACGCGGCGGGGCGGCGATCACCGAGGCGGAGAAGGTCGACGAGCAGGAGGACCTGGCCAACCTCCCGCTGGCCGGGGTGCCGGTCGGGGTCAAGGAGAACACCCCGGTGGCCGGGCTGCCCACCTGGAACGGCTCCGCCGCGGTGCGGACCGCGGTCGCCGAGGCCGACCACGAGGTGGTCCGCCGGCTGCGCGGGGCCGGCGCGGTGATCCTCGGGGTGACCCGGATGCCGGAGCTGGGGCTCTGGGGGCTCACCGACGACGAGACCGCCGTCACCCGCAACCCGTGGGACACCGGGCGTACCCCCGGCGGCTCCTCGGGCGGGGCCGCCGCCGCGGT
Above is a window of Micromonospora yangpuensis DNA encoding:
- a CDS encoding HNH endonuclease, whose product is MPKDFKDLIEIRHYDTYHYARIVDAMARDPMAYMHDLSEMLSDDGFDYFCEPFDKVSALHKFASIVINRTFDEDLLGLPTLAPSRSQVFAGAPLYDHQMHVLPVENAFEALNLPHTTFVKFRSAKGWPALKPGFERHLYHAHRSPCDECPEHESLPDEYNEYFTELQLTGEIEELCDRLAEEVFFVLFANRSFLYDFNHMMASYVTSYASFSSPDEVDPNSIFTSRKDGCSRLRRADIPDWVKTAVEFRERGRCANCKIELGTLRTPIKRAEFDHMVPLAEGGLNDVTNIQLLCHICNNEKGAQVLAPRLLYERWYPA
- a CDS encoding winged helix-turn-helix domain-containing protein, which produces MPIPHTAREIEADLTRRIAAGQFRPGARLPTYDALAEEYGSARRTVARAVDALKARGLVVGVPGSGTYVAE
- the msrA gene encoding peptide-methionine (S)-S-oxide reductase MsrA; the encoded protein is MFLRRMKAELPTADQTLPGRPLPMPVADRHEVLGTPLKGPFPAGTEVAVFGMGCFWGAERLFWTLPGVYTTSVGYAGGSTPNPTYEEVCSGMTGHTEAVQVVYDPSTISYQDLLKVFWENHDPTQGMRQGNDVGTQYRSAIYASTDEQLATAQASRDAFAPIVASAGKGEITTEIAPLGDYFFAETYHQQYLAPTKNPDGWCGIGPNGMTCPVGVARMGG
- a CDS encoding HIT family protein, with the protein product MFCGIVAGDLPAFRVTDEPDGVAFLDTRPVFPGHVLVVPRPHLVTLGDLPAAALPGYFALVQRVALAVESGLGAGGTFVAMNNKVSQSVPHLHTHVVPRTRGDGLRGFFWPRRRYADDAEATDHAARITAALA
- a CDS encoding cystathionine gamma-synthase, with amino-acid sequence MNHGFETLAIHAGQDPEARTGAVIPPIYQTSTYAQDAVGAPRLGYEYSRSGNPTRDALQECLAALEGGRVGLAFASGLAAEDALLRAVCQPGDHVVIPDDAYGGTYRLFARVAQRWGLDFTPARVSDPDAVRAAIRPGSTKIVWVETPTNPLLGIADIATLAAVAHDAGALLVVDNTFASPYLQQPIALGADVVVHSTTKYVGGHSDVVGGALVVADAGLGDELRYYQNAMGAVNGPFDAWLTLRGVKTLGVRMDRHCDNAERIVAYLDGHAKVAEVLYPGLPSHRGHEVAAKQMRRFGGMISFRAAGGEAHAVEICNRAKLFVLAESLGGVESLIEHPGKMTHASAAGSPLEVPADLVRLSVGIETVEDLLADLEQALG